In the genome of Desulfovibrio desulfuricans, one region contains:
- a CDS encoding glycosyltransferase family 4 protein — protein sequence MTETSTQASRPAFKTGLPHVAYVLLWYPLFTQPFIFREVEGLKGLLPLSVYSLYGPNLRHCSNEMRAVAGETHTYGIRALGRVLGECFRQVLLHPLRTGRLFRKALFRRWRSWETLGENLWAFCAGVYLGRLFKEAGIDMIYAPWPRGTATAAWVAARIAGLPYATAARGDNLEPADPDLGDKLTAAFFVRANNEADKKRIESFAGGQTLGKVELIYNSLTLPPLPPGDDAAPAAPANDGEQGPMERPVRLLALGRFDVTKGFDVLIKACGLLRDRGLDFRLTLAGGGGAVMGLGRMEAEILRLRESLQLEDRVLLPGIISHNELPRILAEHDIFAAPCVVHESGRRDGIPNTVIEALAYGLPVVSTTVNALPEVVLDGKTGLAVPPNDPAALADALQRLADDAPLAHRLAHNGKQLAADMFDPTRNNQRLADIFIKHYTIWKQKCAV from the coding sequence ATGACGGAAACCAGCACCCAGGCCTCCCGCCCCGCTTTCAAGACGGGCTTGCCGCATGTGGCCTATGTTCTGCTGTGGTATCCACTGTTCACACAGCCCTTTATTTTCAGGGAAGTAGAAGGCCTCAAGGGCTTGCTGCCGCTTTCCGTCTACAGCCTGTACGGCCCGAACCTGCGCCACTGCTCCAACGAGATGCGCGCCGTAGCCGGTGAAACGCACACCTACGGCATTCGTGCCCTGGGCCGCGTGCTGGGCGAGTGCTTTCGGCAGGTGCTGTTGCACCCGCTGCGCACTGGCCGGCTGTTTCGCAAGGCGCTTTTTCGCCGCTGGCGCAGCTGGGAAACCCTGGGGGAAAACCTGTGGGCCTTTTGCGCGGGCGTATATCTGGGCCGCCTGTTCAAAGAGGCAGGCATAGACATGATCTACGCGCCATGGCCCCGTGGTACGGCAACGGCCGCCTGGGTAGCCGCCAGGATTGCCGGTCTGCCCTATGCCACTGCCGCCCGGGGCGATAATCTGGAACCGGCCGACCCCGATCTTGGCGATAAACTGACCGCAGCCTTTTTTGTCCGAGCCAATAACGAGGCCGACAAAAAACGTATCGAATCGTTTGCCGGTGGACAGACCCTGGGCAAGGTGGAGCTTATCTACAACAGCCTCACCCTGCCGCCCCTGCCGCCAGGCGACGATGCCGCCCCGGCCGCCCCGGCAAATGACGGAGAGCAGGGCCCCATGGAACGCCCCGTGCGACTGCTTGCTCTTGGCCGCTTTGACGTTACCAAGGGTTTTGACGTGCTCATCAAGGCCTGCGGACTTTTGCGCGACCGGGGGCTTGATTTCAGGCTCACGCTGGCGGGCGGCGGCGGCGCTGTCATGGGCCTGGGGCGCATGGAAGCGGAAATCCTGCGCCTGCGCGAAAGCCTGCAACTTGAAGACCGCGTGCTGCTGCCGGGCATTATTTCGCACAACGAGTTGCCGCGCATCCTGGCCGAGCACGACATTTTTGCCGCGCCCTGCGTGGTGCACGAGTCGGGCCGCCGCGACGGCATCCCCAACACTGTCATTGAAGCGCTGGCGTATGGTCTGCCTGTTGTCAGCACCACGGTCAACGCCCTGCCCGAGGTGGTGCTTGACGGCAAAACCGGCCTTGCCGTTCCGCCCAACGACCCCGCAGCCCTGGCCGACGCCCTGCAGCGCCTTGCGGACGACGCCCCACTGGCCCACAGACTTGCGCACAACGGCAAACAACTGGCCGCCGACATGTTTGACCCCACCCGCAACAACCAGCGGCTGGCGGATATTTTTATCAAACACTATACGATCTGGAAGCAAAAATGTGCGGTATAG
- a CDS encoding glycosyl transferase family 1 has product MSARQPLYLVVSLDVEEEGLFGGHYARRGFSTRNTASLRSLAPFCALGVRPTLFCAHSVLADKGSHATLAWLRDEHNAEIGAHLHHWNTPPLTLDGADSALPDKADSVPAAALTDELFAAKLATLMEAGRAFQTLPITSFRMGRWDLHRNHWPLLAAAGILCDASVRPLHCAATALEGPDHFDAPANPYWVNAGHSKIFEIPLTVTPLVPPLPRLLRGLPAPLGAKARASLKTWGALALLPVYHPLWAMCAITRLYAARGGQVLSLTWHSSEMMPGGAPHMPDGRAVERFKGKLDAWLNWLHRLYSVHCVTMDELRRELGPTSPIVQGKGDWTCTPSIP; this is encoded by the coding sequence ATGAGCGCACGGCAGCCGCTTTATCTGGTCGTAAGCCTGGATGTTGAAGAGGAGGGCCTCTTCGGCGGGCACTACGCCCGTCGCGGGTTTTCCACGCGCAACACCGCAAGCCTCAGGAGCCTTGCCCCCTTTTGCGCCCTGGGCGTCCGCCCCACTCTGTTTTGCGCCCACAGCGTTTTGGCCGACAAAGGTTCGCATGCAACGCTGGCATGGCTGCGCGACGAGCACAACGCGGAAATCGGGGCGCACCTGCACCACTGGAACACCCCGCCCCTGACGCTGGACGGGGCGGACAGCGCCCTGCCCGACAAGGCCGACAGCGTGCCCGCAGCAGCCCTCACAGACGAACTTTTTGCCGCCAAACTGGCGACCCTGATGGAGGCTGGCCGGGCTTTTCAAACCCTGCCCATAACCTCGTTCCGCATGGGCAGGTGGGACCTGCACCGCAACCACTGGCCGCTGCTCGCAGCGGCGGGCATCCTTTGCGACGCCTCGGTGCGCCCTCTGCACTGCGCCGCAACGGCCCTAGAGGGCCCGGACCATTTTGACGCACCGGCCAACCCATACTGGGTCAATGCGGGGCACAGCAAGATTTTTGAAATTCCGCTTACAGTTACCCCGCTTGTTCCCCCGCTGCCCCGGCTGTTGCGCGGTCTGCCCGCCCCCCTGGGGGCAAAGGCCCGCGCAAGCCTCAAAACCTGGGGCGCGCTGGCCCTGCTGCCCGTCTACCACCCCCTTTGGGCCATGTGCGCCATCACACGGCTGTATGCGGCGCGGGGCGGTCAGGTGCTGTCGTTGACCTGGCATTCCTCAGAGATGATGCCCGGCGGCGCTCCCCACATGCCCGACGGCCGGGCGGTAGAACGCTTTAAAGGCAAGCTCGACGCATGGCTCAACTGGCTGCACAGGCTCTATAGCGTGCACTGCGTGACCATGGATGAACTGCGCCGCGAGCTCGGCCCCACCTCGCCGATAGTGCAGGGCAAGGGCGACTGGACATGCACTCCGTCAATCCCGTAA
- a CDS encoding glycosyltransferase, which produces MTHCTGADADKGASQPVSENLPTIAYVLLWFPLSSETFIFREVVQLMARGLPIRAYTMYGKSLSGCSEEMRNFPGPVERMGVGGTLRILQAFLRALGRTPLKVLTLMRKGFFHRMRNMESLGENLWCFMAGFLLAELCERDGIKLIHSPWANGPATAAWVASRLTGIPFAFTGRAGDIYPQDGLLREKSADALFIRTNNHANVNWLRSFCPSGQEDKVHAIYNSLTFTPKGQCAVSMRPPYRLLAVGRFARTKGFPDLLTAMARLQRENIPVNLTLVGDGRWRLKLKGMRDRMGLQNIVHMPGFIPHDQICGYMLDHDMLIMPSVVHSNGDRDGIPNVIMEALSHRMPVIATDVCGISEVIINGETGLLTPQRNPRALANAVRHMVEDREHASRMAEAGRARVEKMFDHENNISALLRLYVDESLRYWRNTGGRGGSEAVADAPAHAPLGSGAEGHA; this is translated from the coding sequence ATGACGCATTGTACAGGCGCAGATGCAGACAAAGGCGCATCCCAGCCGGTTTCAGAAAACCTGCCGACCATTGCCTATGTTCTGCTTTGGTTTCCCCTTTCCTCCGAAACATTCATCTTTCGCGAAGTCGTGCAGCTCATGGCGCGGGGCCTGCCCATCCGCGCCTACACCATGTACGGCAAAAGCCTGAGCGGCTGCAGCGAAGAGATGCGCAACTTTCCCGGCCCGGTGGAACGCATGGGCGTGGGGGGCACGCTGCGCATCCTGCAGGCATTTTTGCGGGCGCTTGGGCGCACCCCGCTCAAGGTCCTGACCCTCATGCGCAAGGGGTTTTTTCACCGCATGCGCAATATGGAATCCCTGGGTGAAAACCTCTGGTGCTTTATGGCCGGCTTTTTGCTGGCCGAGCTGTGCGAGCGCGACGGCATCAAGCTTATCCATTCGCCATGGGCAAACGGCCCGGCCACGGCGGCGTGGGTGGCGTCGCGCCTGACCGGCATTCCCTTTGCCTTTACCGGCCGCGCGGGCGACATCTACCCCCAGGACGGCCTGCTGCGCGAAAAATCCGCCGACGCCCTCTTTATCCGCACCAACAACCACGCCAACGTAAACTGGCTGCGCAGTTTTTGCCCTTCGGGACAGGAGGACAAGGTACACGCCATTTACAACAGCCTGACCTTTACGCCCAAGGGGCAGTGCGCTGTCAGCATGCGCCCGCCCTACCGCCTGCTTGCCGTGGGGCGCTTTGCCCGCACCAAGGGCTTTCCTGATCTGCTCACGGCCATGGCACGTCTGCAGCGCGAGAACATCCCCGTCAACCTCACCCTGGTGGGCGACGGTCGCTGGCGGCTCAAGCTCAAGGGCATGCGCGACAGGATGGGCCTGCAGAATATTGTGCACATGCCCGGCTTTATCCCCCACGACCAGATATGCGGCTACATGCTCGACCACGACATGCTCATCATGCCTAGCGTTGTGCACTCCAACGGAGACCGCGACGGCATCCCCAACGTGATCATGGAAGCGCTGTCGCACCGCATGCCTGTCATCGCCACCGATGTCTGCGGCATTTCAGAGGTTATCATCAACGGCGAGACCGGCCTGCTCACCCCCCAGCGCAACCCCCGCGCCCTGGCCAACGCCGTGCGCCACATGGTTGAAGACAGGGAGCACGCAAGCCGCATGGCCGAGGCCGGACGCGCCCGTGTGGAAAAAATGTTTGATCACGAAAACAACATCTCCGCCCTGCTGCGCCTTTATGTGGACGAAAGCCTGCGGTACTGGCGCAATACCGGCGGACGCGGCGGCAGCGAGGCTGTCGCCGACGCACCTGCGCACGCGCCCCTGGGCTCTGGAGCAGAAGGTCACGCATGA